One segment of Chionomys nivalis chromosome 3, mChiNiv1.1, whole genome shotgun sequence DNA contains the following:
- the LOC130870856 gene encoding 40S ribosomal protein S6-like: MKLNISFPATGCQKLIEVDDERKLRTFYEKRMATEVASDALGEEWKGYVVRISGGNDKQGFPMKQGVLTHGRVRLLLSKGHSCYRPRRTGERKRKSVRGCIVDANLSVLNLVIVKKGEKDIPGLTDTTVPRRLGPKRASRIRKLFNLSKEDDVRQYVVRKPLNKEGKKPRTKAPKIQRLVTPRVLQHKRRHIALKKQRTKKNKEEAAEYAKLLAKRMKEAKEKRQEQIAKRRRLSSLRASTSKSESSQK; the protein is encoded by the coding sequence ATGAAGCtgaatatctccttccctgccacCGGCTGCCAGAAACTCATCGAAGTGGATGATGAACGCAAGCTTCGGACCTTCTATGAGAAGCGCATGGCCACGGAAGTGGCTTCCGATGCCCTGGGTGAAGAGTGGAAGGGGTACGTGGTCCGAATCAGTGGCGGCAATGACAAACAAGGTTTTCCCATGAAACAAGGTGTCCTGACCCATGGCAGAGTGCGCCTGCTGTTGAGTAAAGGGCATTCTTGTTATAGACCAAGGAGAACCGGAGAGAGGAAGCGCAAATCTGTCCGAGGATGCATTGTGGATGCCAATCTGAGTGTTCTCAACTTGGTTATtgtaaaaaaaggagagaaggatatTCCTGGGCTGACAGATACTACTGTGCCTCGTCGGTTGGGACCTAAAAGAGCTAGCAGAATCCGAAagctttttaatctttctaaagaaGATGATGTCCGCCAGTACGTTGTCAGAAAGCCTTTAAACAAAGAAGGTAAGAAGCCCAGGACCAAGGCACCCAAGATTCAGCGTCTTGTGACTCCACGTGTCCTGCAACACAAACGCCGGCATATTGCTCTGAAGAAGCaacgaacaaagaaaaacaaggaggaggctgcagaatatgctaaacttttggccaagagaatgaaggaagccaaagaaaagcgCCAGGAACAGATTGCCAAGAGGCGAAGACTGTCCTCGCTGAGAGCTTCTACTTCTAAGTCTGAGTCCAGTCAAAAATAA